Genomic window (Lampris incognitus isolate fLamInc1 chromosome 3, fLamInc1.hap2, whole genome shotgun sequence):
agaggtcagaggagaatggccagactggttcgagctgacagaaaggcaacagtaactcaaataaccactcattacaaccgaggtatgcagaagagcatctctgaactcacaacacgtcgaaccttgaggcagatgggctacagcagcagaaaaccacaccgggtgccactcctgtcagctaagaacaggaaactgaggctacaattcgcacaggctcaccaaaattggaaaatagaagattggaaaaacgttgcctggtctgatgagtcttgatttctgctgcgacattcggatggtagggtcagaatttggcgtcaacaacatgaaagcatggatccatcctgccttgtatcgacggttcaggctggtagtggtggtgtaatggtgtgggggatattttcttggcacactttgggccccttagtaccaattgagcatcgtgtcaacgccacagcctacctgagtattgttgctgaccatgtccatccctttatgaccacagtgttcccatcttctgatggctacttccagcaggataacgcgccatgtcataaagctcgaatcatctcagactggtttcttgaacatgacaatgagttcactgtactcaaatggcctccacagtcaccagatctcaatccaatagagaacctttgggatgtggtggaccgggagattcgcatcatggatgtgcagccgacaaatctgcagcaactacgtgatgctgtcatgtcaatatggaccaaactctctgaggaatgtttccagtaacttgttgaatctatgccacgaaggattaaggcagttctgaaggcaaaagggggtccaacccggtactagcaaggtgtacctaataaagtggccagtgagtgtatatatatatatatgcagttgcaagaacaatactttccactcatatcttgggatgtatGATTTCAAAGAAAACTCAATTTAATTGTAATTCTAACCTAATTATCTGTTAAATCCCCCTCCTCTCTCATCCATTTCTATTTGCGGATGTCTCTCATTTttttaagactcactctgtactgACAGGCAAATTCACAAGGAATGGATTGCGGCCGCTGATAGCGCCACGTATCTGTGCTGAGCACGTTAACATTCAACATAAGTTATTAGCACAAGATAAGCACATCACTTGCAATCATCATCTGTCCCGTCAAGGTCTGATTCACCACAGTCactgcactaatgatattacagcacaaacacacccataaTATTATAATGAGattacagcacaaacacacccataaTGATATTATAATGGTATTACAGTACAAACCCACCGATAATATTATAAtgatattacagcacaaacacacccataaTGATATTATAATGGTATTACAGTACAAACCCACCgataatattataatattacagcacaaacacacccataatgatattacagcacaaacacacccataaTGATATTATAATGGTATTACAGCACAAACCCACCGATAATATTATAATGGtattacagcacaaacacacccataaTGATATTATAACgatattacagcacaaacacaccCATAGAGTTTAGCAGCTGAGTGATatttgcatctgattgcaattatccatgtggcaaagtataaaatgGTGACTTTGCCAAAAGAACACAAGCAGGTTCAACGTCATCCTTGATGTGATCAAGCACAGCAAGAACTGTTAGACCTGGTCacctgtatctgtgaatgattGTGGTCTCAGTTAAATCGATGATGTTCTCCTCAGAAATAGCTGCTCATGAGCatgcctggcatgacgatgccttcgcctggctacaacCCCTGCTGCCATGACCACTGGAAAGTCCGGCCGTGACACCCCTAATAAATGCACTTCAGTTACCACCAGCTCTCTGAAGACGCTGATAATGTTAGTTCTAACTGCATGTGGCTGTTAGCGCTGCTGTTTGTGAAGTggcctttttttttgcaatgaggctcatttgcatagaaaggggccaattctGCGCCAAATCCATACATATTACCTAATGTAAATACTTGCAAATAGCACCAAAGCCCCGAGAGGCTTGCTTGGTGGTGCAGTTTTCTATCTGGAGATGTTCAGCCCTCGGACTTTGTGGAATCTGTGAACTGCAGTATGAGCTTCCTCTCGACTTCCTTACAAGTTTAAGGCTTCCTTATTAGCGTTTCCACAGAGAAAGACAGCCATTGCAGATTACCAAATGTATAGGAAAACTACTGATGCCCGAGAACAGGAAATCCCATTTTTAATTTTACAATCACATTACACCTCAGATTAGATACCATTTTccaacgctagctagctagcagcagtaGTTTACTGGCTGTTGACCTGGCCGTTGACCTAGCTGTGAACGGGCAAGAAAAATACTCAAGGCAACTCCCTAGAATTCTGATCTTCATTCTAAGTTCATACATGTGGTTGCTCTTTAATGTGGCCTTTGTGTACTTCAGcagatctggaaaaaaaaacagtcccTGCTAAGGGTCAGGTATCACACTTACACAGTGGTCCCGAGCATGGAGGAAGTCAAAGAGCTCCTCAGTACAGTCTTCCTCTGTGGCAGACCGGGAGCCCACTCTGGTCTCGCACTGCTCCAGTCTCTCCCGGGTGTGGACACAATGCTCCGTCTGCTCACACGTCTGCCGCACCGTCTCAATGGGATCCTACAAGGCAATACCAAATATTAAGCTTATGACTTTTGATAGATGTCGTAATGCAGCTCTTCACATAGGAGGAATCTTCCAGCACATGTGACTGCAGGAGGCTTGTTCTACATTGTTCTGCTGAAGGTTTGTAATTGACAGCTGAAGCTTAGATGAGTTTTGGACCAATTTTGTTAATCATTCTGATCCACTTTTCTACTGTTGCTGAGAACATTTTGCCCTCAAAACAAATGGAACCAGCAAGAAAGGGAAAATCTTCCCCTGTGTGGGAACATTTTGAATCCTTGAATAAGATACACAATTGTATAAGGTGTACCAaccagttaagtcaagtcaattttatttgtatagcccaatatcgcaaatattcactcatacAGCCAAGATTTGTTCCTACACGTAACAGATGACAAAAATCAGTTTTATCAGCTTTGCCACAAAGCCATGACTGCATGCATGGCTGGCTAGGTGTCATTTCAATGATTCTACCACGGATTATTACAATTTATCTCGACTTCTGCCTATTCTCATTTTTTGATGTCATCATCTGCATCCCATCTAAAATGGAATATTATTTCATTTTGAGGGTGAGGTGCTTGctgtgactaccacatgcctcctctgatacatgtggagtcaccagccgcttcttttcacctgatagtgaggagtttcaccagggggacatagcacgtgggagtatcatgctattccccccagtcccccctccccgaacaggtgctccaaccgaccagaggcgctagtgcagtgaccatgacacatacccagatctgtcttctcacccgcagacacggccaattgtgtctgtagggacgcctgaccaagccggaggtaacatggggattgaaaccagcgatccccattttggtaggcaacggaatagactactacgcCACTCGGACGACCCCCAGCAATACTTTTTAAGCAATTTTGGTTGCTTTGTCATAATCACATAGAAAAACAATGTTGTTTTGCCCTAGTTTTCAGAAAACAACTCCTGGTCAGCAGGGTCATTAAAGACATGAAGTCATTTACAGTGGTGGAAGATGAGGGGTTTAGGGAGCTGGTCCAAAAGCAGGACCCTACCTACAAGGCAGGAGTGTAACTGTGTATGGATAAAGCAGAGGAAAAAAACATTTTCAATTGGACAATTAAGTACTCGTCTTCAGGCTTTAAAGGCTACGGTAGCTGCTAAACATTAGGAGACCAAGGAGAAGGTCAAGGCATGAATGCAGAAGGTGGTGGCAGTCAAGTCTCACATCTGACATGTGGACGTCAATGAATGTAGATGCCCACTATGCCATGACCTGCCACTGCATTATTAGAAATGAGAAGATCAGCACTGTTTTGCTGGGGGTGAAGAAATTCCCCGACAGCCACAATGCAGAGAACATGGCACAGGTGAAAACCAAAGTCACGGGAGCAGTGGGGCACAAAGGATGAGGTTAGCTGCCTTGTCACACAGATGATGCGTAAAATATGACTGCTTGCGCCAAAACACTACACATCAGACATACAATTTAATTGTATGCTAGTCTTTTGATTAGACCCCCGCCTCAATGAAATACACACCAAATCTAGGAAAATTGTAACATAcattgatcagccaaaacattaaaacccctgatagttaagtgaataacactgattacctCATTATAATGACACCTGTCagtgggttggatatatatagaAATTGTGTtcgctagatgactgggtcagagcatctccaaaaacagcaggtcttgtggggtgttcccactatgcagtggtcagtacctaccaaaattggtccaaggaaggacaaccgctgagctggcgacagggtcatgagcGCCCAAAGCTCATTGCTGCATGtcgggagtgaaggctagcctgctGGGCCgagcccacagaagagctgctgtagcttaaattgttgaaaaagttaatgctggctatgatagacaggtgtcagtagACAAAGTGAattcacagcttgctgcatatggggctgtgtagccgcagactggtcagagtgcccatgatgactcctgtccactACTGAAAGTGCCTGAAATGAACATGTGAGCATcgaaactggaccatggagcaatggaagaaggtggactggtctgatgaatcatgttttcttttacatcacatggatggccgggtgtgtgtgtgtcatttacctggggtcagagatggcaccaggatgcactatgggaggaAGGCATgcaggcagaggcagtgtgatgctctgggaaatgttctgctgggaaaccttgggtcctggcattcatgtggatatcACTTTGGCACGTACCACctccctaaacattgttgcagaccaggtacaccccttcatggcaacagtattccctgatgacagaggcctctttcagcaggataatacgctctgcacactgcaaaaactgtttaggaatggtttgaggaacatgacaaagacttcaaggtgttgccttggcctctaaA
Coding sequences:
- the LOC130110552 gene encoding cytochrome b-c1 complex subunit 6, mitochondrial, with the protein product MVFEEKMIMNGEPDEGEEEEEEEEEDMVDPIETVRQTCEQTEHCVHTRERLEQCETRVGSRSATEEDCTEELFDFLHARDHCVSHSLFHSVK